One segment of Palaemon carinicauda isolate YSFRI2023 chromosome 35, ASM3689809v2, whole genome shotgun sequence DNA contains the following:
- the LOC137627485 gene encoding uncharacterized protein, whose protein sequence is MKFALALVLAMVAMVYARPDNVVNVALEDILLDQDIAEDSTVTGTYSWTDPDGNEHFVKYVADDDGYRVLESNVVPATADGVRANGEQGSFVSLEDLDDDK, encoded by the exons ATGAAGTTCGCA CTTGCCCTTGTCTTGGCCATGGTTGCCATGGTCTATGCCCGCCCAGACAACGTCGTAAACGTAGCTCTGGAAGACATCCTCCTGGACCAAGATATTGCTGAAGATTCCACAGTCACTGGAACATACTC CTGGACCGACCCTGACGGTAACGAGCACTTCGTCAAGTACGTCGCTGACGACGACGGTTACAGAGTCCTCGAGTCCAACGTCGTCCCAGCAACTGCTGACGGTGTCAGGGCCAACGGCGAACAGGGATCCTTCGTCTCCCTCGAGGATCTCGACGACGACAAATAA
- the LOC137627492 gene encoding uncharacterized protein produces the protein MAMVAPRPDNVLNVELEDILMDQDIADDSSITGSYSWTDPDGNQHFVKYVADDDGYRVLESNVVPATADGVRANGEQGSFVSLEDLDNDK, from the exons ATGGCAATGGTCGCTCCCCGACCTGACAACGTCCTGAATGTCGAATTGGAAGATATCCTCATGGACCAGGACATTGCTGATGACTCCAGCATTACAGGATCCTACTC ATGGACCGACCCCGACGGCAACCAGCACTTCGTCAAGTACGTCGCTGACGACGACGGTTACAGAGTCCTCGAGTCCAACGTCGTCCCAGCCACTGCTGACGGTGTCAGGGCCAACGGCGAACAGGGATCCTTCGTCTCCCTGGAGGATCTCGACAACGACAAATAA
- the LOC137627491 gene encoding uncharacterized protein, with amino-acid sequence MKLALIVVFGMVAMVVARPDSVLDVDLEDILMDQDIAEDSSVTGSYTWTDPDGNQHFVKYVADDDGYRVIESNVVPATADGVRANGEQGSFVSLEDLDDK; translated from the exons ATGAAGCTCGCT ctgatCGTCGTCTTCGGCATGGTCGCCATGGTCGTGGCCCGTCCAGACAGCGTCCTCGACGTTGATCTTGAGGACATCCTTATGGATCAGGACATTGCTGAGGACTCCAGCGTTACTGGATCATACAC CTGGACCGACCCTGATGGCAACCAGCACTTCGTCAAGTACGTAGCTGACGACGATGGTTACAGAGTCATTGAGTCCAATGTCGTGCCAGCAACTGCTGACGGTGTCAGGGCCAACGGCGAACAGGGATCCTTCGTCTCCCTCGAGGATCTCGACGACAAATAA
- the LOC137627487 gene encoding uncharacterized protein isoform X2: protein MKFALALVLAMVAMAYARPDNVVNVALEDILLNQDIADDSTVTGTYSWTDPDGNEHFVKYVADDDGYRVLESNVVPATDAGVRANGEQGSFVSLEDLDDDK, encoded by the exons ATGAAGTTCGCA CTCGCCCTCGTCTTGGCCATGGTTGCCATGGCCTATGCCCGCCCAGACAACGTCGTAAACGTAGCTCTGGAAGACATCCTTTTGAATCAGGATATTGCTGACGATTCCACTGTCACTGGAACCTACTC CTGGACCGACCCCGACGGTAACGAGCACTTCGTCAAGTACGTCGCTGACGACGACGGTTACAGAGTCCTCGAGTCCAACGTCGTCCCAGCGACAGATGCTGGCGTCAGGGCCAACGGCGAACAGGGATCCTTCGTCTCCCTCGAGGATCTCGACGACGACAAATAA
- the LOC137627490 gene encoding uncharacterized protein codes for MKLALIVFFGMVAMVVARPDSVLDVDLEDILMDQDIAEDSSVTGSYTWTDPDGNQHFVKYVADDDGYRVIESNVVPATADGVRANGEQGSFVSLEDLDDK; via the exons ATGAAGCTCGCT ctgatcGTCTTCTTCGGCATGGTCGCCATGGTCGTGGCCCGTCCAGACAGCGTCCTCGACGTTGATCTTGAGGACATCCTTATGGATCAAGACATTGCTGAGGACTCCAGCGTTACTGGATCATACAC CTGGACCGACCCTGATGGCAACCAGCACTTCGTCAAGTACGTAGCTGACGACGATGGTTACAGAGTCATTGAGTCCAATGTCGTGCCAGCAACTGCTGACGGTGTCAGGGCCAACGGCGAACAGGGATCCTTCGTCTCCCTCGAGGATCTCGACGACAAATAA
- the LOC137627486 gene encoding uncharacterized protein, whose translation MKFALALVLAMVAMVYARPDNVVNVALEDILLDQDIAEDSTVTGTYSWTDPDGNEHFVKYVADDDGYRVLESNVVPATADGVRANGEQGSFVSLEDLDDDK comes from the exons ATGAAGTTCGCA CTTGCCCTTGTCTTGGCCATGGTTGCCATGGTCTATGCCCGCCCAGACAACGTCGTAAACGTAGCTCTGGAAGACATCCTCCTGGACCAAGACATTGCTGAAGATTCCACAGTCACTGGAACATACTC CTGGACCGACCCTGACGGTAACGAGCACTTCGTCAAGTACGTCGCTGACGACGACGGTTACAGAGTCCTCGAGTCCAACGTCGTCCCAGCAACTGCTGACGGTGTCAGGGCCAACGGCGAACAGGGATCCTTCGTCTCCCTCGAGGATCTCGACGACGACAAATAA
- the LOC137627489 gene encoding uncharacterized protein: MKLALFVILGMVAMVLARPDTVLDIDLEDILMDQDIADDSTITGSYSWTDPDGNQHFVKYVADDDGYRVLESNVVPATADGVRANGEQGSFVSLEDLDDDK, encoded by the exons ATGAAGCTCGCA ctGTTCGTTATCCTGGGCATGGTTGCCATGGTCCTCGCCAGACCAGATACCGTCCTTGATATCGATCTTGAAGATATCCTTATGGATCAGGACATTGCTGACGACTCCACCATTACTGGATCCTACAG CTGGACCGACCCCGACGGCAACCAGCACTTCGTCAAGTACGTCGCTGACGACGACGGTTACAGAGTCCTCGAGTCCAACGTCGTACCAGCCACTGCTGACGGTGTCAGGGCCAACGGCGAACAGGGATCCTTCGTCTCCCTCGAGGATCTCGACGACGACAAATAA
- the LOC137627493 gene encoding uncharacterized protein — protein MKLTLVVLFALAAMALARPDNVLSVDLDDIHLDQDIDDDAVITGSYSWTDPDGNEHFVKYVADDDGYRVLESNVVPATADGVRANGEQGSFVSLEDLDDDK, from the exons cTGGTTGTTCTATTTGCTTTGGCCGCCATGGCTCTCGCCCGGCCAGATAATGTTCTTAGCGTTGACTTGGATGACATCCACCTCGATCAAGACATTGATGATGACGCCGTCATTACTGGGTCATACAG CTGGACCGACCCTGACGGTAACGAGCACTTCGTCAAGTACGTCGCTGACGACGACGGTTACAGAGTCCTCGAGTCCAACGTCGTGCCAGCAACTGCTGACGGTGTCAGGGCCAACGGCGAACAGGGATCCTTCGTCTCCCTCGAGGATCTCGACGACGACAAATAA
- the LOC137627487 gene encoding uncharacterized protein isoform X1, protein MSLFIFQLALVLAMVAMAYARPDNVVNVALEDILLNQDIADDSTVTGTYSWTDPDGNEHFVKYVADDDGYRVLESNVVPATDAGVRANGEQGSFVSLEDLDDDK, encoded by the exons ATGTCTTTATTCATTTTCCAGCTCGCCCTCGTCTTGGCCATGGTTGCCATGGCCTATGCCCGCCCAGACAACGTCGTAAACGTAGCTCTGGAAGACATCCTTTTGAATCAGGATATTGCTGACGATTCCACTGTCACTGGAACCTACTC CTGGACCGACCCCGACGGTAACGAGCACTTCGTCAAGTACGTCGCTGACGACGACGGTTACAGAGTCCTCGAGTCCAACGTCGTCCCAGCGACAGATGCTGGCGTCAGGGCCAACGGCGAACAGGGATCCTTCGTCTCCCTCGAGGATCTCGACGACGACAAATAA